The following are encoded in a window of Pseudomonas graminis genomic DNA:
- a CDS encoding PA2817 family protein, translated as MADANLDHIMNLLLHLRGILVALGEAEQVPEESHALFLERYDELLTLLPADPIESQYLGQDLLCQVIQRYPQIAHLVPRDLLWFFAGDCLHFMPDDEIDLYTALEERRFEAMENDEPFDWNQEKQLLAMSQSESKH; from the coding sequence ATGGCCGACGCCAATCTCGACCACATCATGAATCTGCTGTTGCACTTGCGCGGCATCCTGGTCGCGCTGGGAGAGGCCGAGCAGGTCCCCGAGGAAAGTCATGCGCTGTTTCTGGAGCGTTACGATGAGTTGCTGACGCTATTGCCGGCGGATCCGATCGAGAGTCAGTATCTGGGGCAGGATTTGTTGTGTCAGGTGATTCAGCGTTATCCGCAGATTGCTCATTTGGTGCCGCGGGATTTGCTTTGGTTTTTCGCGGGCGATTGTCTGCATTTCATGCCGGACGATGAGATTGATTTGTATACGGCGCTGGAGGAGCGTCGCTTTGAGGCGATGGAGAACGATGAGCCGTTTGACTGGAATCAGGAGAAGCAGTTGCTGGCGATGTCGCAGTCTGAGTCGAAGCATTGA
- a CDS encoding ABC transporter ATP-binding protein has translation MSSALSIRQLTKTYGNGFQALKGIDLDVAEGDFFALLGPNGAGKSTTIGIISTLVNKTSGTVNIFGHDLDTNPAQLKRSIGVVPQEFNFNQFEKTFDIVVTQAGYYGIPPKIAKERAEQYLTQLGLWDKRDSPSRSLSGGMKRRLMIARALIHEPRLLILDEPTAGVDIELRRSMWTFLTELNEKGITIILTTHYLEEAEQLCRNIGIIDHGTIIENTSMKTLLNKLHVETFLLDLRDPLQAAPQLNGYPVQFVDSQTLEVQVDKTIGITSLFSQLSLQNIQVLSLRNKTNRLEELFVGLVEKNLAKVAI, from the coding sequence ATGAGTTCAGCTCTGTCCATCCGGCAGCTAACCAAGACCTACGGCAACGGTTTCCAGGCCCTCAAGGGCATTGATCTGGACGTCGCCGAGGGTGATTTCTTCGCATTGCTCGGCCCCAACGGCGCCGGCAAATCCACCACCATCGGGATCATCTCGACCCTGGTCAACAAGACCAGCGGCACGGTGAACATCTTCGGCCACGACCTCGATACCAACCCGGCGCAGCTCAAGCGCTCGATCGGTGTGGTGCCGCAGGAATTCAATTTCAACCAGTTCGAGAAGACCTTCGACATCGTCGTGACCCAGGCGGGTTATTACGGCATCCCGCCGAAGATCGCCAAAGAGCGCGCCGAGCAGTACCTGACCCAGCTTGGTTTGTGGGACAAGCGCGACTCGCCGTCACGTTCATTGTCCGGCGGCATGAAGCGCCGTCTGATGATCGCCCGCGCGCTGATTCACGAGCCGCGCCTGTTGATCCTCGACGAGCCAACCGCGGGTGTTGATATCGAGCTGCGCCGTTCGATGTGGACCTTCCTGACCGAGCTGAACGAGAAGGGCATCACGATCATCCTCACCACTCATTACCTGGAGGAGGCTGAGCAGCTGTGCCGCAATATCGGCATCATCGATCACGGCACGATCATCGAAAACACCAGCATGAAGACGCTGCTTAACAAGCTGCACGTCGAGACCTTCCTGCTTGATTTGCGGGATCCGCTGCAAGCCGCGCCTCAGCTCAACGGCTATCCGGTGCAGTTCGTGGATAGCCAGACCCTTGAGGTGCAAGTCGACAAGACCATCGGCATTACGTCGCTGTTCAGTCAGTTGTCGCTGCAGAACATTCAGGTGTTGAGCCTGCGCAATAAAACCAATCGCCTTGAGGAGTTGTTCGTGGGTCTGGTCGAGAAGAATCTGGCGAAGGTGGCGATATGA
- a CDS encoding ABC transporter permease, with protein MSSELRPNLIALNTIVYREVRRFMRIWPQTLLPPAITMVLYFVIFGNLIGRQIGDMGGFTYMQYIVPGLIMMSVITNSYGNVVSSFFGAKFQRSVEELMVSPVSPHTILIGYTIGGVLRGLAVGVIVTMLSMFFTDLQVHHLGITIIVVLLTATIFSLLGFINAVFARNFDDISIIPTFVLTPLTYLGGVFYSINLLPPFWQTVSLANPVLHMVNAFRFGILGVSDIKISIALAFMVVATIVLYLGCARLLVSGRGMRQ; from the coding sequence ATGAGCTCGGAGCTACGGCCCAACCTGATCGCCCTGAACACCATCGTTTACCGTGAAGTCCGGCGCTTCATGCGGATCTGGCCGCAGACCCTGCTGCCGCCGGCGATCACCATGGTTCTGTACTTCGTGATCTTCGGCAACCTGATCGGCCGGCAGATCGGCGACATGGGTGGCTTCACTTACATGCAGTACATCGTGCCCGGACTGATCATGATGTCAGTGATTACCAACTCCTACGGCAACGTGGTATCGAGCTTCTTCGGCGCCAAGTTCCAGCGTTCGGTTGAAGAGTTGATGGTTTCGCCGGTGTCGCCTCACACCATCCTGATCGGTTACACCATTGGCGGCGTGCTGCGCGGGCTGGCGGTGGGGGTGATCGTGACGATGCTGTCGATGTTCTTCACCGATCTGCAGGTGCATCACTTGGGTATCACGATCATCGTGGTGCTGCTGACCGCGACGATCTTCTCGCTGCTGGGCTTCATCAACGCTGTGTTCGCGCGCAATTTCGATGATATTTCCATCATCCCGACCTTCGTGCTGACGCCGTTGACCTACCTGGGCGGGGTGTTCTACTCGATCAACCTGCTGCCGCCGTTCTGGCAAACCGTGTCGCTGGCCAACCCGGTGCTTCACATGGTCAACGCCTTCCGCTTCGGCATCCTTGGCGTGTCCGATATCAAGATCAGCATCGCCCTGGCGTTCATGGTCGTTGCGACCATCGTGCTGTACCTCGGCTGCGCGCGATTGCTGGTGAGCGGACGCGGGATGCGTCAGTAA
- a CDS encoding acyl-CoA dehydrogenase — MLLLWIVVLVVGVAWLAHRRVAPFPALGIVAVYLLAMGAFSHAHGWMIIPWVLWLGVALMLALPDLRRKHFSTPMFSWFQKVLPPMSATERDAIDAGTVWWDGELFSGRPDWNTLLSYPKSTLTDEEQAFLDGPTEELCAMVSDWEIGQAMDLPPEAWAHIKAHGFFALIIPKEYGGKGFSAYAHSQVAMKLATRSGDLASTVMVPNSLGPAELLLHYGTDEQRNHYLPRLARGEEIPCFALTGPLAGSDAGAMPDTGIICKGQWEGEEVIGLRLNWEKRYITLGPVATLLGLAFKAYDPEHLLGDETDLGISLALIPTDTAGVEIGRRHVPLGAAFMNGPNSGKDVFIPLEYLIGGQDMLGKGWMMLMNCLSVGRSISLPAVGTGAAKFTSLVTGQYTQVREQFNVPLAAFEGIQESLARIGGNAWLMDSARILTANAVDLGEKPSVLSAILKYHLTERGRECITHAMDVHGGKGIIMGPNNYLGRSWQGAPIFITVEGANILSRNLMIFGQGAIRCHPFVLKEMALAGRKDHDRAVVEFDGLLMQHIGFAFRNAASTLVLNLGLGHFESVPGDRLSQGYFRALNRQAAAFAMLADLSMMLLGGELKRRERLSARLGDVLSHMYLASAALKRYHDLDYPEALAPLFCWSMEEALGESERALDELLSNFPNRILGGMLRVIVFPFGRRHKGPSDRLDAQVAEILGRAKGDPALESVLAGCYRPTDAEDPVGALQHASDLLSGAKAIRSKLHHGVKSGQVKPAGGEHLIDAALNAGVLQAAEAQTLRAAEAARRKVIDVDDFDKEELVATEGKTR, encoded by the coding sequence ATGCTGTTGTTGTGGATCGTAGTGTTGGTGGTCGGCGTGGCCTGGCTGGCCCATCGGCGTGTTGCGCCCTTCCCCGCCCTGGGCATCGTCGCGGTGTACCTGCTGGCGATGGGCGCGTTCAGCCATGCCCACGGATGGATGATTATCCCGTGGGTACTGTGGCTCGGCGTCGCGTTGATGCTGGCGCTGCCGGACCTGCGTCGCAAACACTTCAGTACGCCGATGTTCTCGTGGTTTCAGAAAGTGCTGCCGCCGATGTCCGCCACCGAGCGTGACGCCATCGACGCCGGCACGGTGTGGTGGGATGGCGAGCTGTTCAGCGGCCGTCCGGACTGGAACACCCTGCTCAGCTATCCGAAAAGCACACTGACCGATGAGGAGCAGGCGTTCCTCGACGGCCCGACCGAAGAGCTGTGTGCCATGGTCAGCGACTGGGAGATCGGTCAGGCCATGGACCTGCCGCCTGAAGCCTGGGCGCATATAAAGGCCCATGGTTTCTTCGCGCTGATCATTCCCAAGGAATACGGCGGTAAAGGCTTCTCGGCCTACGCCCACTCGCAGGTAGCGATGAAGTTGGCGACCCGCAGCGGCGATCTGGCCTCTACAGTGATGGTGCCCAACTCACTGGGCCCGGCAGAACTGCTGCTGCATTACGGTACGGATGAACAGCGCAACCACTATTTGCCGCGCCTGGCCCGTGGCGAAGAGATTCCGTGCTTTGCATTGACTGGCCCGCTGGCCGGCTCCGACGCAGGGGCGATGCCTGACACCGGTATCATCTGCAAGGGCCAGTGGGAAGGCGAAGAAGTCATCGGTCTGCGCCTGAACTGGGAAAAGCGCTACATCACCCTTGGCCCGGTCGCTACCCTTCTGGGCCTGGCCTTTAAGGCCTACGACCCTGAGCATTTGCTGGGTGACGAGACAGACCTGGGCATCAGCCTGGCGCTGATACCCACCGACACCGCGGGTGTGGAGATCGGTCGTCGTCATGTGCCACTGGGCGCTGCCTTCATGAACGGCCCGAACTCCGGCAAGGACGTGTTCATTCCGCTGGAATACCTGATCGGCGGCCAAGACATGCTCGGCAAAGGCTGGATGATGCTGATGAATTGTCTGTCGGTCGGGCGTTCGATTTCCCTGCCGGCTGTCGGTACCGGCGCTGCGAAGTTCACCAGCCTGGTTACCGGGCAGTACACCCAGGTTCGCGAACAATTCAATGTTCCGCTGGCGGCGTTCGAGGGCATTCAGGAGTCTCTGGCGCGTATCGGCGGCAATGCCTGGCTGATGGACAGCGCGCGCATCCTGACCGCCAACGCGGTGGACTTGGGCGAGAAGCCTTCGGTGCTGTCGGCGATTCTGAAGTACCACCTGACCGAGCGTGGACGCGAATGCATCACCCATGCGATGGATGTGCACGGCGGCAAGGGCATCATCATGGGCCCGAACAACTATTTGGGCCGCTCGTGGCAAGGCGCGCCGATTTTCATCACCGTGGAAGGCGCGAACATTCTGTCGCGCAACCTGATGATCTTCGGTCAGGGTGCCATTCGCTGCCATCCGTTCGTGCTGAAGGAAATGGCCCTCGCCGGTCGTAAGGATCATGACCGGGCGGTGGTGGAATTCGACGGCCTGCTGATGCAGCACATTGGTTTTGCCTTTCGCAACGCGGCCAGCACGCTGGTGTTGAACCTGGGGCTAGGGCATTTCGAAAGCGTGCCGGGTGATCGCCTGAGTCAGGGTTATTTCCGCGCGCTGAACCGTCAGGCGGCAGCGTTCGCGATGCTGGCGGACCTGAGCATGATGCTGCTGGGCGGCGAGTTGAAACGCCGTGAACGTCTGTCGGCGCGGCTGGGCGATGTGCTGAGCCACATGTACCTGGCGTCTGCCGCGCTCAAGCGTTATCACGATCTGGATTATCCCGAAGCGCTGGCGCCGCTGTTCTGCTGGTCCATGGAAGAAGCATTGGGCGAGTCGGAGCGCGCGCTGGACGAATTGCTGAGTAATTTCCCGAACCGCATTCTCGGCGGGATGCTTAGGGTGATCGTGTTCCCGTTCGGCCGTCGTCATAAGGGGCCTTCGGATAGGCTGGATGCGCAGGTCGCGGAGATCCTCGGCCGCGCCAAAGGCGACCCGGCGCTGGAATCGGTGCTTGCCGGTTGCTATCGCCCGACCGACGCAGAGGATCCGGTCGGCGCATTGCAGCACGCCAGCGACTTGCTCAGCGGCGCCAAGGCTATCCGCAGCAAACTGCATCACGGGGTGAAAAGCGGTCAGGTCAAGCCAGCGGGTGGCGAGCATCTGATTGACGCCGCGCTCAATGCAGGCGTGCTGCAGGCGGCGGAAGCGCAAACCCTGCGCGCAGCAGAGGCGGCACGACGCAAGGTGATCGACGTGGATGACTTTGATAAGGAAGAGCTGGTGGCCACCGAAGGCAAAACCCGCTGA
- a CDS encoding LLM class flavin-dependent oxidoreductase — protein MSVEFIGYIATQPGSEIHPRSGPAVQPEYVEKVARAHEEAGFDRALVAYHSNSPDSAFVASYAASVTTTLKFLVAHRPGFISPTVAARQFATLDVFTGGRIAVHIITGGDDQELRADGSFIGKDERYARTDEYLGVVRQEWTADKPFDHHGDYYQFEGAHSLVKSPQQPHIPLYFGGASRAALEVAGKHADVYALWGETYEQVRDIVKQVRAEAAKHGRTVRFSLSLRPILAETEEKAWARADNILERAKALAQASGFECREPPNEGSRRLLEAAAQGARLDKRLWTGIAGLLGAKGNSTALVGTAEQVAEALLDYYDLGITTFLIRGFDPLQDAIDYGKKLIPLTRELVARREQEKNEKVA, from the coding sequence ATGAGCGTCGAGTTCATCGGTTATATCGCGACCCAACCCGGGTCGGAGATTCATCCGCGCAGCGGGCCGGCGGTCCAGCCTGAGTATGTGGAGAAAGTCGCCCGTGCCCATGAAGAGGCGGGCTTTGATCGTGCACTGGTTGCTTACCATTCCAACAGCCCGGACAGTGCGTTCGTGGCGTCTTACGCGGCCAGCGTCACGACAACATTGAAGTTTCTCGTCGCACACCGTCCGGGTTTTATCTCACCCACAGTCGCCGCTCGGCAATTCGCCACGCTGGATGTGTTCACTGGCGGGCGGATTGCGGTGCACATCATTACAGGCGGCGATGATCAGGAGCTGCGCGCCGACGGCAGCTTCATTGGCAAGGATGAGCGTTACGCGCGCACGGACGAGTACCTCGGCGTTGTGCGCCAGGAATGGACCGCCGACAAGCCGTTCGATCACCACGGTGATTATTACCAGTTCGAGGGCGCTCATTCGTTGGTCAAGTCGCCGCAGCAGCCGCATATTCCGCTGTATTTCGGGGGTGCCTCGCGGGCTGCGCTGGAAGTTGCCGGTAAGCATGCCGATGTTTATGCGCTGTGGGGCGAGACCTACGAGCAAGTAAGAGACATCGTCAAACAGGTGCGGGCTGAAGCCGCAAAACACGGCCGGACGGTACGTTTCAGCCTGTCATTGCGGCCGATTCTGGCGGAGACGGAGGAAAAGGCCTGGGCGCGTGCGGACAATATTCTTGAGCGGGCGAAGGCACTGGCGCAGGCTTCAGGGTTTGAATGCCGAGAGCCGCCGAATGAAGGCTCGCGGCGTTTGCTGGAAGCCGCGGCCCAAGGTGCGCGCCTGGACAAACGCTTGTGGACCGGCATTGCCGGACTGCTCGGCGCGAAAGGCAACTCCACCGCATTGGTGGGTACCGCAGAGCAAGTGGCCGAAGCGCTGCTGGATTATTACGACCTGGGAATCACGACATTCCTGATTCGCGGTTTTGATCCGCTGCAAGACGCAATCGATTACGGCAAAAAACTGATCCCGCTGACACGCGAATTGGTAGCGCGGCGTGAGCAGGAGAAGAACGAGAAAGTGGCGTAA
- a CDS encoding glutathione S-transferase family protein, which yields MLKIWGRKNSSNVRKALWIAEELGLEYESLNAGGAFGVNDQPEYLAKNPNGVVPMIEDGEFVLWESNTIVRYLAAQYAAGSSLYPASPKVRAQAEKWMDWTTSTLAAPFRPVFWGVVRTPADKQDWTQINAAIAEVERLLVIVDAALAHQPYLSGDEFGVGDIPLGCFAYPWFEMPIERRELPHLKAWYERLQQRPAYRTAVMTALT from the coding sequence ATGTTGAAGATCTGGGGCCGCAAGAACTCGTCCAATGTGCGCAAGGCATTGTGGATCGCCGAGGAACTGGGGCTGGAATATGAGTCGCTGAATGCCGGCGGCGCTTTCGGGGTCAACGATCAGCCCGAGTATCTGGCGAAGAACCCCAACGGCGTGGTGCCGATGATTGAAGACGGCGAGTTTGTGCTGTGGGAATCCAACACCATCGTTCGCTATCTGGCGGCTCAATACGCGGCTGGTTCTTCGCTCTATCCCGCCAGCCCCAAGGTGCGTGCCCAGGCTGAAAAGTGGATGGACTGGACCACGTCGACGCTAGCGGCTCCCTTTCGCCCGGTGTTCTGGGGTGTAGTACGCACGCCAGCCGACAAACAGGACTGGACGCAAATCAACGCGGCGATAGCCGAAGTCGAACGCCTGCTGGTCATCGTCGACGCAGCACTGGCGCATCAGCCGTACCTCTCGGGCGATGAATTCGGCGTGGGCGACATTCCCCTCGGCTGCTTCGCTTACCCCTGGTTCGAAATGCCGATTGAACGTCGCGAGCTGCCCCACCTCAAAGCCTGGTACGAACGTTTGCAACAGCGTCCGGCGTATCGCACGGCGGTCATGACCGCGCTGACCTGA
- a CDS encoding class II aldolase/adducin family protein produces MSNVSSLPVQSGVSTAVNAGSLRDRVSPEEWEVRVKLAAAYRIAALKRWTDHIYTHFSARVPGPDEHFLINAFGLLFDEITASNLVKVDIDGTLVDDPTGLGINNAGYVIHSAIHAARPDLQAVLHTHTRDGIAVSAQKNGLLLISQHSLGFSGRVAYHGYEGIAQDLGERERLVADLGDKSVMILRNHGLLTAGVSVEHAFQQLHNLEYACNIQIAAQAAGNAELIFPPEEVVKKVEEQAKVLKSGTGPGVTRHWNALIRELDRHGTDYQA; encoded by the coding sequence ATGAGTAACGTCAGTTCTTTACCCGTTCAGTCCGGCGTCAGCACCGCCGTCAACGCCGGCAGCTTGCGCGATCGGGTCAGCCCGGAAGAGTGGGAGGTGCGGGTGAAACTGGCGGCGGCTTATCGGATCGCCGCCCTGAAACGCTGGACCGACCACATCTACACGCACTTTTCCGCGCGGGTGCCGGGGCCTGATGAGCATTTCCTGATCAACGCCTTTGGCTTGCTGTTCGACGAGATCACCGCGTCCAATCTGGTCAAGGTCGACATCGACGGCACCCTCGTCGATGACCCGACCGGCCTGGGCATCAACAACGCCGGCTACGTTATCCACAGCGCCATCCATGCAGCGCGCCCTGATTTACAAGCGGTGCTGCACACCCACACCCGCGACGGGATTGCCGTCTCTGCGCAGAAGAACGGGCTGTTGCTGATCTCCCAGCATTCCCTCGGGTTCTCCGGGCGCGTGGCGTACCACGGTTACGAAGGCATCGCGCAGGACCTCGGCGAGCGTGAACGCCTGGTGGCGGACCTGGGCGACAAGAGCGTGATGATCCTGCGCAACCACGGTCTGCTCACGGCAGGGGTGAGTGTCGAGCACGCGTTTCAGCAGCTCCACAACCTCGAATACGCGTGCAACATTCAGATAGCGGCGCAGGCGGCGGGCAATGCCGAATTGATCTTCCCGCCCGAGGAAGTGGTCAAGAAAGTGGAAGAACAGGCCAAAGTCCTGAAAAGCGGCACCGGTCCGGGCGTGACACGGCACTGGAACGCGCTGATCCGCGAACTGGATCGGCACGGCACGGATTATCAGGCGTGA